One Tolypothrix bouteillei VB521301 DNA window includes the following coding sequences:
- a CDS encoding ATP-binding protein produces MSVLLGAVLGGLYYGKIRAERTAIKISEIRKIKMQARVIVGNFNLVLSDLMVLSEQIEFQEILQGTNEQNSTLAEEFFSFSQHKKIYDKIRFLDTTGQEIVRVDFNSDRPNIIPQKQLQFQLKRYWFYETLGLNKGEVFVSPLDLNIEGEKVEQPLKPIIRFGTPVFDERGKKRGIIILNYFGKKLLDSFVQVSYGTPGQSMLLNADGYWLKGATKSDEWGFMFLDRQNHTFGKVFPEVWKQVSQRESGQLQTSEGLFTYTTVYPLLEGQIPNTGSRQALTSAKGQINPRSYYWKIVSQVPIEAFDLRSNGLLLELLYLYIGLVGATGIGSWILAKASVHRQMTEIELTKSQARLLELAERENLLKRCLSSQIRNSLELDKILSTAVAEVHKLLQIERCQFLWCYIEDKSSRFELSHEACRGDSLTPLGSSPIEKVEMLSQAIIQEKFLQLDNVLTDARLDSASKDFLQSLGLTSLVAVAIYTHSNRLGVLVCQQTKDVRIWSNNEVELILGVADQLAIAIDQAELYNQSRAATEAATIQAEKLTKALLQLQQTQAQLIQTEKMSSLGQVVAGIAHEINNPVNFIYGNLNHIKQDIQHLLELIKLYQNSYIIPTPEIQAYLESIDLDFIAEDLPKMITSMKMGSDRIRQIVMSLRNFARLEEAEIKSVNIHEGIDSSLLILQHRLQEKSPKLQIEIIKYYSNLPKVECYPGQLNQVFMNLLNNAIDAIEALLLMLPLSTNKQGQIVICTEMSDSKNISVKIKDNGVGMNEEVKKRIFDPFFTTKPIGKGTGLGLSISYQIITEKHHGTIECLSEQGKGTEFWIKLPVQQNG; encoded by the coding sequence ATGTCCGTTTTGCTTGGTGCCGTACTGGGGGGTCTCTATTACGGAAAAATCCGGGCGGAGAGAACTGCTATAAAAATTAGTGAAATCCGCAAGATAAAAATGCAAGCTAGAGTCATAGTAGGAAACTTTAACTTGGTGCTCTCGGATTTGATGGTTCTGTCAGAACAAATAGAATTCCAGGAAATCTTGCAAGGAACTAATGAACAAAACTCAACACTCGCTGAAGAATTTTTCTCTTTTTCACAACATAAAAAAATTTACGACAAAATTCGTTTTTTGGATACCACAGGTCAGGAAATTGTTAGAGTAGATTTTAACAGCGATCGCCCAAATATAATTCCTCAAAAACAATTACAATTTCAACTAAAGCGCTACTGGTTTTATGAGACTTTAGGTCTAAACAAAGGAGAAGTGTTTGTCTCTCCCTTGGACTTAAATATTGAAGGAGAAAAAGTTGAGCAACCACTCAAGCCGATAATTCGCTTTGGAACTCCAGTTTTTGACGAGCGGGGTAAAAAACGGGGTATTATTATCCTCAATTATTTTGGTAAAAAGCTGCTTGACTCGTTTGTACAAGTGAGCTATGGGACACCCGGTCAGTCAATGCTTCTGAATGCTGATGGATACTGGTTGAAGGGAGCAACAAAGTCTGATGAGTGGGGATTTATGTTTCTCGATCGTCAAAACCACACCTTTGGCAAAGTGTTTCCTGAAGTATGGAAGCAAGTTTCTCAACGAGAATCCGGACAATTACAAACTTCTGAAGGATTGTTTACTTACACAACAGTTTATCCATTATTAGAAGGGCAAATACCAAACACGGGATCGAGACAGGCTTTGACATCCGCTAAGGGTCAAATAAATCCTCGTTCTTACTACTGGAAGATTGTCTCGCAAGTACCGATAGAAGCTTTCGATCTTAGGTCCAATGGATTACTTCTTGAATTACTCTATCTTTATATAGGATTGGTAGGAGCAACGGGAATTGGTTCTTGGATATTAGCAAAAGCAAGTGTCCACCGTCAGATGACTGAAATAGAATTAACCAAATCTCAAGCTCGCTTGCTAGAACTTGCCGAACGAGAAAATTTGTTAAAAAGATGTCTGTCAAGCCAAATTCGTAACTCTCTAGAACTCGATAAAATTCTTAGCACGGCAGTTGCTGAAGTTCACAAGCTCCTCCAAATAGAGCGTTGCCAATTTTTGTGGTGTTATATAGAAGATAAATCTAGCCGATTTGAACTGAGTCATGAGGCTTGTCGTGGGGATTCGTTAACCCCCCTTGGGTCTTCTCCTATTGAAAAAGTTGAAATGTTAAGCCAAGCAATTATTCAAGAAAAGTTTCTGCAATTGGATAATGTTTTGACAGATGCACGTTTGGATAGCGCTAGCAAGGACTTTTTACAAAGTTTGGGCTTGACTTCTTTAGTAGCAGTGGCAATTTACACTCATTCCAATCGGTTGGGAGTGCTTGTTTGCCAACAAACGAAAGATGTCCGTATATGGAGCAACAATGAAGTTGAACTAATTTTGGGAGTGGCAGATCAATTAGCGATCGCGATTGACCAAGCGGAGTTATATAACCAAAGCCGTGCTGCTACAGAAGCTGCTACTATCCAAGCTGAAAAACTTACAAAAGCTTTACTTCAACTACAACAAACCCAAGCCCAACTGATTCAGACTGAAAAAATGTCTAGTTTGGGTCAAGTTGTGGCTGGGATAGCGCATGAAATTAATAACCCCGTTAACTTTATTTATGGTAACTTAAATCATATCAAACAAGATATACAACATTTGCTAGAACTCATAAAACTTTATCAAAACTCTTATATTATTCCCACTCCTGAAATACAAGCTTATCTTGAAAGTATAGATCTAGATTTTATCGCAGAAGATTTACCAAAAATGATAACTTCCATGAAAATGGGTTCGGACCGCATTCGTCAAATTGTCATGTCCTTGCGTAACTTTGCTCGACTAGAAGAAGCAGAAATAAAGTCTGTCAATATTCATGAAGGAATAGATAGTTCTCTGTTGATATTGCAACATCGTCTTCAAGAAAAAAGTCCCAAGCTTCAAATTGAAATTATTAAATATTATAGTAATCTACCCAAGGTAGAATGCTATCCCGGACAACTCAATCAAGTTTTTATGAATTTGCTCAATAATGCTATTGATGCTATAGAAGCATTATTGTTAATGCTACCTTTATCCACGAACAAGCAAGGACAAATTGTTATTTGTACTGAAATGTCTGACTCCAAAAATATTTCTGTAAAAATCAAAGATAATGGAGTTGGTATGAACGAGGAAGTCAAAAAAAGAATTTTCGATCCTTTCTTTACAACTAAACCCATAGGCAAAGGAACTGGATTGGGTTTATCTATCAGTTACCAGATTATTACAGAAAAACATCACGGAACTATTGAGTGTCTATCGGAACAGGGAAAGGGTACAGAGTTTTGGATTAAACTTCCGGTGCAACAAAATGGTTAA
- the ptsP gene encoding phosphoenolpyruvate--protein phosphotransferase — protein sequence MVGIVIVSHSKQLAEGVCELAAQMAQGKVPLSVAAGIDDPENPLGTDPMQVYEAIVSVYSDEGVVILMDLGSALMSAEMAIEFLTSEQQQKVHLCEAPLVEGAVAAAVAAASGSSVQQVMAEARGALTSKVTQLGISTSPSFASNQGQITKHQGQTTKEIHVTIRNKLGLHARPAAKFVSTAARFQSQIVVSNLTRKTAAVRADSINQVATLVARQGHKLAIAASGADADEALKALQELVDSNFGEQEDIPSPSLPPSLTHSLPPSPHHFLQGIPASGGIAIAPIFSYTPVSIHVQKYHVDDVETEWQRLRVAIQVSKEEIQSLLSQACTQIGDAEAAIFDAHLLFLEDPVLLEAVHQRIFQQHQNAEVAWQEVVEELVNNYRSFEDPYLQERVADIVDVEQRVLRLLIGFQSHIRNSDSSRDNLNPSEPAILIASDLSPSETARLDRAKVLGICTTSGSAISHSAIIARRLGIPAIVGLPEEVMRLSNGAIAAVDGDTGRMWVNPESEVLNALSAKRDTQQAVRQEALATVFNRAVTRDGRRIDVFANITGIADIEEALRFGAEGVGLFRTEFLYMERITPPSEEEQQLIYLSVAQQLGKRPLIIRTLDVGGDKPISYLNLLSENNSFLGWRGIRYCLDNPEIFKPQLRAILKASPQHQMKIMFPMVATVEEIRAAKAILVEVQSELRQEGIPFDEEMEVGIMVEVPSAVAIADKLATEVDFFSIGTNDLSQYVMAADRTHPLVANLVDAFHPAVLRMIQQTVQAARTAGIWVGLCGELASDPLSTPLLLGLGLNEVSLNPRFIPAFKQAIAQLTVAQAEAIATSALQQDSAQKVRALLAQAV from the coding sequence GTGGTTGGAATTGTCATTGTCTCTCATAGTAAACAACTCGCAGAAGGAGTCTGCGAACTAGCAGCACAGATGGCTCAGGGTAAAGTCCCCCTATCTGTGGCTGCAGGAATTGACGATCCAGAGAATCCGCTAGGTACAGACCCCATGCAGGTTTATGAGGCGATCGTCTCCGTTTACAGTGATGAAGGTGTCGTCATTTTAATGGATCTGGGAAGCGCTTTGATGAGTGCAGAAATGGCGATCGAGTTTCTCACTAGCGAACAGCAACAAAAAGTCCATTTGTGTGAAGCCCCACTTGTTGAAGGAGCAGTCGCAGCCGCAGTCGCAGCCGCATCAGGCAGCAGTGTACAGCAAGTGATGGCTGAGGCAAGGGGGGCTTTGACGTCAAAAGTGACTCAATTGGGTATAAGTACTAGTCCATCATTTGCCAGCAACCAAGGTCAAATTACAAAACATCAAGGACAAACCACAAAAGAAATACACGTAACTATCCGTAATAAATTGGGATTGCATGCCCGCCCAGCCGCTAAATTTGTCTCAACAGCAGCTCGTTTTCAATCTCAGATTGTTGTATCCAATTTAACTCGAAAAACGGCAGCAGTACGCGCTGACAGTATCAACCAAGTTGCCACATTGGTTGCACGTCAGGGACATAAATTAGCGATCGCAGCCAGTGGTGCTGATGCAGATGAAGCACTCAAAGCATTACAAGAACTTGTTGACAGTAATTTCGGCGAACAAGAAGATATCCCCTCTCCCTCCCTCCCTCCCTCCCTCACTCACTCACTCCCTCCCTCCCCCCATCACTTCCTACAAGGAATCCCAGCCTCTGGTGGAATTGCTATTGCACCAATTTTTAGTTATACTCCAGTATCCATTCACGTTCAGAAATACCACGTAGATGATGTAGAAACTGAATGGCAGCGTTTGCGGGTCGCAATTCAAGTTTCAAAAGAAGAAATTCAATCGCTGCTTTCACAAGCGTGTACTCAAATTGGTGATGCAGAAGCTGCAATCTTTGATGCCCATCTGCTGTTTTTAGAAGACCCCGTACTGTTAGAGGCGGTTCACCAACGCATCTTTCAACAGCACCAAAATGCAGAAGTTGCTTGGCAAGAAGTTGTTGAAGAACTCGTAAATAACTACCGTTCTTTTGAAGACCCCTACTTACAAGAGCGAGTTGCAGATATAGTAGACGTAGAGCAAAGAGTGTTGCGTTTGCTGATTGGATTTCAATCTCATATTAGAAATTCTGATTCCTCTCGAGATAATTTGAATCCTTCAGAACCAGCTATTTTGATTGCTTCAGATCTAAGCCCTTCGGAGACAGCTAGATTAGACCGGGCAAAAGTGCTTGGCATCTGCACGACTTCTGGCAGTGCTATTTCTCACAGTGCTATCATAGCCCGAAGATTGGGTATTCCGGCAATTGTTGGTTTACCAGAAGAAGTTATGCGTTTAAGCAACGGTGCGATCGCAGCAGTTGATGGCGATACTGGTAGGATGTGGGTGAATCCAGAATCGGAAGTTTTGAATGCACTATCCGCAAAACGCGATACACAGCAAGCTGTTCGCCAGGAAGCACTAGCAACAGTATTCAATCGAGCAGTGACACGGGATGGAAGACGGATTGATGTGTTCGCTAATATAACAGGCATAGCAGATATAGAAGAAGCATTAAGATTTGGGGCAGAAGGAGTCGGGTTGTTTCGCACCGAGTTCCTTTATATGGAACGAATTACCCCTCCTTCTGAAGAAGAACAGCAATTGATTTATTTGAGTGTAGCCCAGCAACTCGGCAAGCGTCCGTTGATTATTCGGACTTTAGATGTAGGCGGAGATAAGCCAATTTCTTATTTAAATTTGCTATCTGAAAATAATTCCTTTTTAGGTTGGCGTGGAATTCGCTATTGTCTCGATAATCCTGAGATTTTTAAACCTCAGTTACGGGCGATTTTAAAAGCCAGTCCCCAACATCAAATGAAAATTATGTTTCCGATGGTTGCTACTGTGGAAGAAATACGGGCAGCGAAGGCAATTCTGGTAGAAGTACAGAGTGAATTACGTCAAGAAGGCATTCCCTTTGATGAAGAAATGGAAGTGGGCATTATGGTAGAAGTTCCTTCAGCTGTTGCGATCGCGGATAAACTAGCCACTGAAGTTGACTTTTTTAGTATTGGAACCAACGACCTCAGCCAGTATGTTATGGCAGCCGATCGCACGCATCCACTCGTAGCCAACTTAGTAGATGCCTTCCACCCCGCAGTCTTGCGAATGATTCAACAAACCGTCCAAGCAGCACGTACAGCCGGGATTTGGGTAGGGTTGTGTGGGGAACTCGCATCAGATCCACTCTCTACACCGCTCCTACTAGGATTGGGGCTGAATGAGGTCAGCCTGAATCCTCGGTTTATTCCGGCATTTAAGCAAGCGATCGCTCAATTGACTGTGGCGCAAGCAGAAGCGATCGCAACTTCTGCATTGCAACAAGATTCCGCACAAAAGGTCAGAGCGTTACTCGCACAAGCGGTATAA
- a CDS encoding PqqD family protein: MSTFQSLTINKDGFAFDLLTGESFQLNRCGQMVLQRLRHGDTQEQIMLFLCGRFGISQNIAQRDITDFYQQLNALGLLTEENQ, from the coding sequence ATGTCAACATTTCAATCACTAACAATTAATAAAGACGGCTTTGCTTTTGACTTACTTACAGGTGAAAGCTTTCAATTAAACCGCTGCGGTCAAATGGTTTTGCAGCGCTTGCGACACGGTGACACCCAAGAACAAATTATGCTATTTCTCTGCGGGCGGTTTGGCATTTCTCAAAACATAGCACAGCGAGATATTACAGACTTCTACCAGCAACTGAATGCTCTGGGACTACTCACAGAGGAAAATCAATGA
- a CDS encoding carboxylate--amine ligase → MKPFTIAITGINAVDNPGPGTGIARSLREDHQLPTHIIGLAYDVLEPGLYMDWLFDRYYLMPYPSSEPEVLIERLQQIKQQVGLDCVIPNLDVELPLYIRCAKELESLGIRTYLPTREQFALRNKAKLSDVAAAFGVRTPQTLTLTSCQELHEAIATLGLPLMIKGPYYKAYRVSSEGEAIQRFYQLAAEWGYPIIVQQIVSGTELNLVGIGDGKGSHFGLVATKKIAVTELGKIWSGVTIHHPGLLKATEAFLKHTRWKGPFELECIADLDGTIYLIEINPRFPAWTYFATGVGINLPARLVRAALGLPLSPSVSYEAGKLFMRYTYEIVTDATPLQTLVTLGER, encoded by the coding sequence ATGAAACCTTTTACAATCGCTATTACAGGCATTAATGCAGTTGATAATCCCGGACCGGGTACAGGCATTGCTCGCAGCCTGCGTGAAGACCACCAGTTACCCACTCATATCATTGGGCTTGCCTACGATGTACTGGAACCGGGGCTATATATGGATTGGCTGTTCGATCGCTATTATCTCATGCCTTATCCCTCCTCAGAGCCTGAAGTTCTGATTGAGCGATTGCAGCAAATCAAACAGCAAGTTGGTTTGGATTGCGTGATTCCTAACCTAGATGTAGAATTGCCGCTTTATATTCGGTGTGCGAAAGAATTGGAGTCGTTAGGTATTCGGACTTATTTGCCTACACGAGAGCAATTCGCTTTACGCAACAAGGCAAAGCTGAGCGATGTAGCAGCAGCATTTGGTGTTCGGACACCGCAAACATTAACACTCACTTCGTGCCAAGAACTTCATGAGGCGATCGCAACATTAGGATTGCCATTGATGATTAAGGGCCCATATTACAAAGCCTACCGAGTGTCAAGCGAAGGGGAAGCCATACAACGCTTTTACCAGCTAGCAGCGGAATGGGGCTATCCCATCATCGTGCAGCAGATTGTCAGCGGTACCGAGTTGAACCTAGTGGGGATTGGAGATGGTAAAGGGAGCCATTTTGGTTTGGTCGCAACCAAGAAAATTGCTGTAACTGAACTTGGCAAAATCTGGAGCGGTGTGACTATCCATCACCCTGGTTTACTAAAAGCAACGGAAGCATTTCTAAAGCATACCCGTTGGAAAGGTCCCTTCGAGTTAGAATGTATCGCCGATCTTGATGGCACAATTTATCTCATCGAAATTAATCCACGCTTTCCAGCATGGACTTACTTTGCAACTGGGGTGGGCATTAATCTTCCAGCACGCCTGGTAAGAGCAGCCCTCGGATTGCCCTTATCCCCCTCAGTTTCTTATGAAGCGGGTAAATTGTTTATGCGCTACACCTACGAAATTGTAACGGACGCAACCCCTCTACAAACTCTAGTCACTTTAGGAGAACGATAA
- a CDS encoding alanine racemase gives MVNQYEKPVIQKLDSKFTNKFSGNNQSQCKVQTEIAGVAIDDLVQQFGSPLFVYSEQTLRRKFRTIRNTFTTRYPNVTFGWSYKTNYLKAICAILHQEGAMAELVSKMEYDKAKALSIPGNQIILNGPHKPFATLEAAVRDGVTINIDHLDEIEDLEAIATRLNRTISVGIRLNLNAGIYPCWSRFGFNLESGQAMEAVRRMASGGKLRVNGLHSHIGTFIMEPAAYARQVEKMVMFGYEVEQEFGWQMEYIDIGGGFPSRSRLKGTYHAAEVMLPSIEEYADAVCDALWAALKPGHMPKLIVESGRAVIDEAGTLIASVCGTKRLPDGTRAYVIDAGVNLLFTSFWYRFDIALDRQVSGLYEPSVIYGPLCMNIDVIDETISLPPLSRGTRFVISTVGAYNNTQWMQFIEYRPNVVLVTETGDVELIREAEDLSDLERREHLPSRLDLRKFAPTSL, from the coding sequence ATGGTCAATCAGTACGAAAAACCCGTGATTCAAAAACTCGATAGCAAATTCACGAACAAATTTTCAGGAAACAACCAATCGCAGTGCAAAGTTCAAACAGAGATTGCAGGCGTTGCGATCGACGATCTAGTCCAACAGTTTGGCTCTCCGTTGTTTGTTTATTCCGAACAGACACTGCGTCGAAAGTTCCGCACTATCCGCAATACATTTACCACTCGTTATCCAAATGTAACCTTTGGCTGGTCTTACAAAACCAATTATTTGAAAGCCATTTGCGCTATCTTACATCAGGAAGGGGCGATGGCGGAATTGGTATCCAAAATGGAATACGACAAAGCAAAAGCACTCTCGATTCCAGGAAACCAAATTATTCTCAATGGACCGCACAAACCATTTGCCACTCTAGAAGCAGCCGTGCGTGATGGAGTTACCATCAATATCGATCACCTAGATGAAATTGAAGATTTAGAAGCGATCGCCACCCGCCTCAATCGAACTATTTCAGTGGGTATCCGACTTAATTTGAATGCTGGAATTTATCCTTGCTGGTCGCGCTTTGGCTTCAATCTAGAATCCGGTCAAGCCATGGAAGCTGTTCGGCGTATGGCCAGTGGTGGCAAATTACGAGTGAACGGTTTACACAGCCATATTGGAACTTTTATTATGGAACCCGCAGCCTATGCTCGCCAGGTTGAGAAAATGGTGATGTTTGGCTATGAGGTGGAGCAAGAGTTCGGTTGGCAAATGGAATATATTGACATTGGCGGTGGCTTTCCGTCTCGCAGCCGTTTGAAAGGTACGTATCATGCGGCAGAGGTTATGTTGCCGTCTATTGAAGAATATGCAGACGCTGTTTGTGATGCTCTATGGGCGGCTTTAAAACCAGGGCATATGCCAAAACTGATCGTTGAATCTGGTCGGGCGGTGATTGATGAAGCGGGAACGCTAATTGCAAGTGTTTGCGGTACTAAGAGACTGCCTGATGGTACTCGTGCCTATGTGATAGATGCTGGTGTGAATCTCCTGTTCACAAGCTTTTGGTATCGCTTTGATATTGCCCTCGATCGCCAGGTTTCGGGTCTTTACGAGCCATCGGTCATATATGGTCCGTTATGTATGAATATTGATGTTATTGATGAAACAATTTCATTACCTCCACTCTCACGCGGTACCCGATTTGTTATTTCCACTGTAGGTGCATACAACAACACACAATGGATGCAATTCATTGAATACCGCCCTAATGTGGTGTTGGTGACAGAGACGGGCGATGTAGAATTAATTCGTGAGGCAGAAGATCTCAGCGATCTAGAACGACGGGAACATTTGCCATCCCGGTTGGATCTGAGAAAATTTGCACCCACAAGCTTATGA
- a CDS encoding urea transporter translates to MKISALQTLRHLVYAVCAATAEILFLRGVGVGALLLSAMLLQPSVLVMGLTGVLAAVGFAKVAQLDVAYWKQGPFLFNPLLAGLGVGYLFQLSAASLFLAAAAGILAFTLTWTLSYVLHTFFLLPVLSLPFVTVSWTIHLAAFRFAGLQHAIVPAHAYSIGLPVPLEGFLRTLGLIFFLPNVWVGMIVALLLLWNSRIQFLLAVFSYTFGTFIQGILTGTFAYVYYDPATLNFILVALALGGFYLLPSPQSYILAALGVALAALLGQAVSVFWAAVALPVHALPYNVVTLMLLYLLGLVGHHLLARYPQSSPEKTLDYELTARQRYHGSTGRLLALPFTGNWVVWQSFDGQWTHQGLWRYAYDFLIRDEGGLTYSDDGLKLTDYYAFQKPVLSPIRGSVVLVVRDLPDCEIGHVDQDRNWGNYVLLYDERGFYVEISHFAQNSIAVNQGDRIERGALLGRCGNSGYSPQPHIHIQVQLTPVIGAATVPFNFANFMVNGEFCSEGIPAKDAVVEPVTPDRSLTQALTFALDSQLHFSLTRKGREIGQLRVTNRMAIDGSFYLDSGNAKLFYTRDENRLMFHRLDGKDPRLALLFLAMPRLPLIRQIDRQWFDYLPISMVVTGLRLMLYQFCSSLYPKLASAHYIGQWQSDGILIGTISIPKVARKIQTSAIFNRDNQLVKVTVGDRSLVRQQ, encoded by the coding sequence ATGAAAATCTCGGCATTACAGACGCTCCGACATCTGGTATATGCCGTATGCGCTGCTACTGCTGAAATCCTGTTTTTACGTGGAGTCGGTGTTGGAGCCTTGCTGCTGTCCGCCATGTTGCTGCAACCCTCGGTACTGGTGATGGGTCTAACAGGGGTGCTTGCAGCAGTTGGCTTTGCTAAAGTAGCGCAACTGGATGTAGCATATTGGAAGCAAGGACCCTTTTTATTCAATCCGCTTCTAGCGGGGCTAGGTGTTGGTTATTTATTTCAACTAAGTGCGGCATCACTGTTTCTGGCTGCTGCTGCCGGTATACTAGCATTTACCTTAACTTGGACTTTGTCCTACGTACTTCACACATTTTTTTTGCTACCAGTACTGAGTTTGCCATTTGTTACCGTAAGCTGGACTATTCATTTAGCAGCATTCCGCTTTGCTGGTTTGCAGCACGCTATTGTGCCTGCACATGCTTACTCCATTGGCTTACCAGTGCCGCTTGAAGGTTTCTTGCGTACATTAGGCTTGATCTTCTTCTTGCCCAATGTATGGGTTGGCATGATAGTTGCACTCCTATTATTGTGGAATTCACGCATACAGTTTTTGTTAGCTGTATTCAGTTATACTTTTGGAACTTTTATCCAAGGTATCCTGACAGGAACGTTCGCTTATGTCTACTACGACCCTGCAACATTGAATTTCATCTTGGTAGCACTGGCGCTTGGCGGATTTTACTTGCTGCCATCACCTCAAAGCTACATACTAGCAGCGCTTGGCGTTGCATTGGCAGCCTTGCTGGGTCAAGCTGTGAGTGTCTTCTGGGCAGCAGTGGCGTTACCAGTACATGCATTGCCGTATAATGTAGTCACCTTGATGCTATTGTATCTGCTGGGTCTTGTAGGGCATCATTTGTTAGCAAGATACCCTCAATCCTCACCAGAAAAAACCTTGGATTATGAATTGACAGCAAGACAGCGGTATCACGGGAGTACAGGTCGCCTCCTGGCCTTACCTTTTACAGGAAATTGGGTAGTTTGGCAAAGCTTTGACGGACAATGGACTCATCAGGGGCTTTGGCGTTACGCTTATGACTTTCTCATCCGCGACGAGGGAGGTCTTACTTACAGCGACGACGGGTTAAAATTAACAGATTATTATGCTTTTCAAAAACCCGTGCTGTCACCTATTCGTGGTTCAGTGGTTTTGGTTGTGCGGGATCTACCAGACTGCGAGATCGGTCATGTAGACCAAGACCGTAACTGGGGTAACTACGTGTTACTGTACGATGAACGGGGCTTTTACGTCGAAATATCCCATTTTGCCCAGAACAGTATTGCGGTCAATCAGGGCGATCGCATTGAGCGAGGAGCCTTACTCGGACGTTGCGGTAATTCTGGGTACTCACCTCAACCCCACATCCACATTCAGGTGCAACTGACTCCGGTCATCGGAGCAGCGACTGTTCCGTTCAATTTTGCCAACTTCATGGTGAACGGTGAATTTTGTTCCGAGGGTATACCAGCAAAAGATGCTGTGGTAGAGCCTGTGACTCCGGATCGCTCTCTCACACAAGCACTTACCTTCGCCCTTGATTCCCAGTTACACTTTAGTCTCACTCGAAAGGGACGAGAGATCGGTCAATTGAGGGTAACAAACCGGATGGCAATTGATGGTTCATTTTACCTGGATTCTGGAAATGCCAAATTGTTTTATACCCGAGATGAGAACAGGTTGATGTTCCATCGATTAGACGGAAAAGATCCAAGACTTGCGTTGCTATTTCTTGCAATGCCCAGACTGCCTTTAATACGTCAGATCGATCGGCAATGGTTTGACTACTTACCAATTAGTATGGTGGTAACAGGGCTGCGTCTGATGCTTTACCAGTTTTGCAGTTCTTTGTATCCCAAGCTAGCTTCAGCACACTATATCGGGCAATGGCAATCTGATGGCATATTAATTGGCACGATTTCAATACCAAAAGTCGCACGCAAAATTCAAACCTCTGCCATCTTCAATCGCGACAACCAGTTAGTCAAAGTTACTGTGGGCGATCGCTCTCTTGTACGTCAGCAATAA